Within Stella humosa, the genomic segment GGCAGGCGCACATGTAGCAGGTCGTGAACTTCACCTCGTCCGAGACGGTGGGGGAAAGGTCGACTTCCTCCTTCACCGTGCGGAACATATCCTGGATGCTCATCTAAGGGACCGGGTCGCGGGCGGGGCTGCGATCTTAGCGGATTCCCGCGCTTAACCAACTGCGACCGACTCGCACTCTTCGGAGAGTTTCCAGATGCCTCTCACGCCAACCGCGATCGGGTTCGGGGTATCGGCCGCCACGCTCGTCTTCGGCATGTGGCACGATCGCCGGCCCTGGCAGCCGGGCAAGCTCAGCCCATTCTGGATGCTGTTCGCGGGCACGACCGGATGCCTCGTATTCGGCATCCATCTCTTCAACTTGCTGCTGCGCTGAGCCTGAAGGAGCGCCGTCCGATGGAGATGGTGGAACTCGACACGTCGGGCCTGAAGTGCCCGCTGCCGGTGCTGAAGGCGCGCCGCGCCCTGGCGAAGACCGCGCCCGGCGGCCTGCTGCGCGTGCTCGCGACCGACCCGGGCGCGCTCGGCGACTTCAAGGTGATGTGCCAGCAGGCGGGGCTGGTGCTGGAGAACTGGAGCGAGGCCGACGGGACCTGGACGATCGACCTGCGAAAGCCGGCCGGGTAGTCGCCGTTCAGCGGGCGGCGGGCGGCTCGGCGTAGAAGGCCTCGGCCCCCGGGTGGAAGGGGATGGTGACGCCCGCCCGCGCGGTCTGGAGCTGGATGTTGCGGGCCTCGGGGTGACCGCTGTCGAAGAGGCGGCGGGCACTCGCATGCCACAAGGAGCGCGCGATCGCCTGCACCAGCGTATCGGGCAGCTCTGCATCGACGACCCACAAGGCAGCGACGCTGACCGTCGGCGTCGCCGGCACGTCCTGGTAGGTCTGGGCCGGGATCATCGTGTCGATGAAGAAGGGCCCGGTGCTGCGCAGCAGGTCGGCCGGCGGCCCGACCACCGGTAGCAGGCGGATCGGCAGGCGGCGGGCCAGGTCCTCGATCGCCGAGACGGGGTAGCCGGCAATGAAGAAGAAGGCGTCGATGCTGCCGTCGCGCAGGGCATCGGCGGCAGCCCCCGTGCGCAGGAAGCGCGGCTCGATGTCCTTCTCCTGGACGCCGTGCGAGGCCAGCACAAGCACCGCGTCGACCCGCGTGCCGGAGAACTCTTCGCCGATCGAGACCCGCTTGCCCTTCAGCTCGTCGATGGATTCGATCCGCGAATCCTGCCGCACGACGACATGCACCGGCTCGCGGAAGAGGGAGGCGACGGCGCGTAGCGAGGTCATCGCCGGCTTGCCGTCGAACATGCCGGTGCCGGTATAGGCCCAGTGCGCGATGTCGGCCTGGCAGAGTGCGGATTCCAGCCGCTTGGCCAGCATCAGCGACAGGTTCTCGACCGAGCCCTGGGTCGACTGCGCGACCGCGATCAGGCCCGGCACGCCGCAGCTTCCACCCTTGTCGCAGGGGCGCGAGCCGGGCGGGTTGCTGACGGCCGATCCCAGCAGCCGGCCGATCGGGAAATAGGTGCCGCCGGCGCCGCCGGTGCCGATGCGGAAGAAGCGCACCGGACCGGCGCGATCCACCTCCGGCGACTGCGCGAACAACTGGCGCGGCGCCAGGGCGCTTGCCAGCCCGCCACCCAGCGCGCCCAGGAAAGTCCGTCGGCCGATACCGTCCCATCCAGACCGGCCCCATCCAGACCGGCGCAGCGAGACCTTCTCGTCAGTCGGCGCGGTCATCGATGTCTTTTCATGTCGGTACTCGGCAAGGACGCGGACCGGATGGAGGCGCCAACGCCCCAACCAACGGATTGCAATCGAGCAATATTCCCCAATTGCGGCGATTTGTTGAAGTCGCGGCGCGGACCTCGCGCGAAGTCCGCGCCGCAGCTTCGGGCGGGTTCAGGCCCGCTCGATGACCATGGCGATACCCTGGCCGACGCCGATGCACATGGTGCAGAGCGCGCGCTTGCCGCCCGTCTCGGCCAATTGATAGGCGGCGGTCGCCACCAGGCGGGCGCCGCTCATGCCGAGCGGATGGCCGAGCGCAATGGCGCCGCCGTTCGGGTTGACCCGCGCATCGTCGTCGGCCAGGCCGAGTTGCCGGGTGACGGCCAGCGCCTGGGCCGCGAAAGCCTCGTTCAGCTCGATCACGTCGATGGCCGAGATGTCGAGGCCGAGCCGGTCGAGCACCTTGCGCGCGGCCGGCACCGGGCCGATGCCCATGACCCGCGGCGCCACCCCAGCACTGCCGCCGGTGACGACGCGGGCCAGCGGCGTCAGGCCATGGCGGCGGATCGCTGCCTCGGAGGCGACGATGACCGCGGCCGCGCCGTCATTGACGCCGGACGCGTTGCCGGCTGTCACCGTGCCGCCGGCACGGAAGGGGGTCTTCAGCTTGCCCAGCGATTCGATGGTCGTGTCGCCGCGCGGATGCTCGTCCTGCTCGACGACGACCGCCGGACCCTTGCGCTGGGCGATGCTGACGCCGACGATCTCGCGTCCCAGGCGGCCCGACTGCTGGGCGGCCACGGCCTTCTGTTGGCTGCGAACGGCGAAGGCATCCTGGTCGGCGCGCGAGATCTGGAATTCCTCGGCCACGTTCTCCGCCGTCTCGGGCATGGAATCGATCCCGTACTGCGCCTTCATGAGCGGGTTCACGAAACGCCAGCCGATGGTGGTGTCGTAGATCTGGGCATCGCGCGAGAAGGCGCTGTCGGCCTTGCCCATCACGAAGGGCGCGCGCGACATGCTCTCGACGCCGCCGGCCAGGACCAGTTCTGCATCGCCCGCGCGGATCGAGCGCGCGGCCATGGCGATCGCATCCATGCCCGACCCGCACAGGCGGTTGATGGTGGCGCCGGGCACGTCGGTCGGCAGGCCGGCCAGCAGCGCCGACATGCGCGCGACGTTGCGATTATCCTCGCCCGCCTGGTTGGCACAGCCATAGATCACGTCGTCCAGCGCCTGCCAGTCGACGCCCGGATTGCGCGCGATCAAGGCGCGGATCGGCACGGCGCCCAGGTCGTCGGGACGCACGCTCGACAGCACGCCGCCGTAGCGGCCGATGGGGGTGCGCACGGCGTCGCAGATGAAGGCTTCGGTCATGGGGCTACTCCGGCCTGGTGGAACGAAAAGGATGGCTGGCAAACTATGCGCTCGGCCCCCCGATGCCTAGCCGCTGGCGGCGTGCCGCTGCCGCGCGGGAGTGGAATTTTCCCGGCGCGGAGCTTTGCTGTCGCGGCCATGATGTCGACCGGGTCCGGCACAAAAGCGGTGATGGAAAGCAAGTCTCCGCGCCGCTTTTCGCTTGACGAATATTTTGGTCGAATCGCTCGAATCGCTTTATCGTCCACGACATGAAAGAGCCCAGGTAGATGACTGTCGCACAGATCACGCAGCCGCGTTTGCTACAGGTTGGACCCGGGGCAGTAGGCGATGTCGCCACCGTACTCCGGCGCATCGGCGGGCGGCGCCCGCTCATCGTGACCGACGCCTACATGCTCTCCAGCGGCACCATTGATCGCGTGACCAAGCCGCTGGCGGAAGCCGGCATCTCTTTCGAGATCTTCTCCGACACCGTGCCCGATCCGACCACCACCGTGGTCGAGGCCGGCGCCGCCGTGCTGAAGGCCGGTGGCTATGACAGCATCGTGGCGCTGGGCGGCGGCAGCCCGATCGACACCGCCAAGGCGATGTCGGTGCTGGCCGCCAACGGCGGCGCGATGCGCGACTACAAGGTGCCGAACGACATCCCGAAGATGGGCGTGCCGCTGGTGGCGATTCCGACGACGGCCGGAACCGGCGCCGAGGTGACGCGCTTCACCGTCATCACCGATGTCGAGCATGACGAGAAGATGCTGATCGCCGGCCTGCCCTGCGTCCCCGCCGCGGCCCTCGTCGACTTCGAATTGACGATGACGATGCCGCGCCGGCTGACCGCGGACACCGGCATCGACAGCCTGACCCATGCCATCGAGGCCTATGTCAGCCGCCGCGCCAACCCGATGTCGGACATGTATGCGGTGCGGGCCATGGGCCTGATCGCGCGCAACATCCGACGCGCCTGCGCCGAGCCTGCCGACCGCGCCGCGCGCGAGGCGATGATGCTGGGCGCCACGCTGGGCGGGCTCGCCTTCACCAATTCGTCGGTCGCGCTCGTCCATGGCATGAGCCGGCCAATCGGGGCTTTCTTCCACGTGCCCCACGGGCTCTCGAACGCCATGCTGCTGCCCGCCGTCACGGCCTTCTCGGCCGGGTCGGCGCTTCCCCGCTATGCCGATTGCGCCAGAGCCATGGGTGCGGCCGGCACGGACGAGGGAGACCAGGCGGCGGTGGCGCGTCTCCTCGATGAGTTGCGGCGTCTCAACGAGGAGCTGGAGGTACCAACGCCGCAGTCCTACGGCATCGAGAAGGGGCGCTGGGATACGCTGCTGCCGACGATGGCGCAGCAGGCGCTCGCCTCCGGTTCGCCCGGCAACAACCCGCGCGTTCCTACCGCCGAGGAGATCATGGGCCTGTATGCGCAGGCCTGGTCCTAGGAGATATCCGATCCAGGGAGACCAGATCATGGCTGTGAAAGCGAAGAAGGTCACCGACAAGAAGGCCGAAAAGGCCGAAGCAAAGCCCGTCGAGAAGAAGGCAGCAGCACCCAAGGCAAAGGCCGCTCCCGCCATGAAGGCGACGCCGGTCAAGAAGTCGGCCGCGAAGGCACCGGCTGCCGCGCCGGCAGCAGCGGCCAAGGCTCCGGCGGCAAAGGCAGCACCGGCGGCGAAGAAGGCAGCAGCCCCCGCCAAGGCCGCCGCCCCGAAGGCAGCAGCAGACAAGGCTCCGGCCGCGAAGGCAGCCGCACCGGCCAAGCCGGCGGCCGCCAAGCCTGCGGCCAAGACGGCCGCCAAGCCCGCGGCCGCGACCAAGGCCGCCAAGCCGGCACCCGCCGCGAAGGCCGCCCCTGCGAAGAAGGCAGCGGCCCCGAAGGCAGCCGCCGCAAAGCCCGCTGCCGCGGCCAAGCCTGCGGCTGCGGCAAAGCCCGCTGCCAAGAAGGCCGCGCCGAAGAAGAAGGCCGCAGCCTCGCCGACTGCCTAGAGCAGGCGTCCCTGCAAGGGCCGCGAACTCTTTCCACACCGACCGTGGCTCCGGTCGGCGCGATCTGCCCGGCCCCGATCGCCGGCGTCCCCCGGGATGCCGACGATTGGGGCCTTGTTTTGCCGGCCGTCAGTTGCCCTTGGCGACCAGCGCCATCGACACGCTGCGTGGGCCGCCGGGCAGGCCGGTATATTCCACCGTGATCGTCCGCCCGATCGCCGGCACGGCCGGCAGCAGGGGCGAGAAGGACCCCAGGCTGATGATGTCGCCGGCCTTCAACCGGCGGCCGTTCGCCTTCAAGTCCTGCACCAGCCAGCGCACGACATTGATCGGGTGATCGAGGACGGCGGCACCCGTCGCCTCGGCCAGTTGTTTGCCGGTGTCATCCACCATCCGGATCTTCATCGCCGCCAGCGCTGCGGCAAAGGCCTCGGTCGCCTCGACCGGGATGTCGGCGCCGACGACGCCCAGGCGGGCGGCGACGTTGATCGCCGTCAGGTTGCCGCCATCCAGCAGTTCGCCCGGCGCGTAGGCGAGGTCGGGCAGCTCGATGAACGGCACCACCGCCGACAGATTGCGCAGGACGTCCAGGTCCGACGCGGCGTCGTTGATCGCGCCGTCGCGCACCCGCACCAGCAGGTCCGCCTCCATCACCGGGATCGCGCCATAGGGCACGGCCACGCGCGCGCCATCGGCCAGAAGCATCTTCTCCAGCAGCACGCCGCGCACCGGATGGGGAACCTTGAAGCGGTCCTGCGTCGCCTTGCTGGTCAGCCCGACCTTGTAGCCGACCGGGGCGCCGAGGTCGGCCGACAGCGCGGCGACGATGGCGTCCTGGGCGCACAGCCCGTCCGCCACCGACAGGCCTGGGCCGAAGCTGCGGGCCGGGGTCAGCGACTTGTAGTCGGCGACGAAGCGCCCGATCGCGGCTGCGTCCGGGCAGGCGGCATGGACGGAAGTAGCGGCCATGACGATGGCTGCGGCAATGGCGATGCGCATGGACTGGATCCTCCGGGTGCTTATGCTTGCTTGGCCACAGTATTCGCGCGGACGGCCGCCGGCGGCAACGCCCTTCAGGCGGCCGGCGCGGCCAGCGAAAGATGGCGTTCCACCGCCTGCGGATCGGCGCGGAGATCGGCCGAAGAGCCCGACCAGACGACGCGCCCGCGCTCCAGCACGACGTGGTGGTCGCAGAGGCGGGACAGCGCGGCCACGTCCTTGTCGACCACCAGGATGGCCAGCCCGGCCGCGCGCAGATGGGCAAGGGCGGCCCAGATCTGCTGTCGGATCAGCGGCGCCAGCCCCTCCGTCGCCTCGTCCAGGATCAGCAGCGACGGGTTGGTCATCAGCGCGCGGCCGATCGCCAGCATCTGCTGCTCGCCGCCCGACAGCTCGCTGCCGAGATGGCCCGCGCGCTCGGCCAGTCGCGGGAACAGGTCGTGGACCCGCGCCAGCGTCCAGCCGCCGGGCTGGGGGCGGGCGGTGGCGACCAGGTTCTCGTGCACCGTCAGGTTGGGAAAGACCTGGCGCCCCTCCGGCACCAGGCCGATGCCGGCGCGGGCGATGCGATGGGCGGGCCAGCCCGCGATCGGGCGGCCGCCCAGCCGGATCGCACCCGCCTGGATCGGCAGCAGGCCCAGGATCGTGCGGATCGTCGTCGTCTTGCCCATGCCGTTGCGGCCGAGCAGGGCCACGGCCGACCCGGACGGCACGGTCAGGTCGACGCCGAACAGGACCCGGCTCTGGCCGTAGGCCGCGGCGACCCCCGCCAGTTGGAGCAAGGGTGCGGTCATGCCGCGTCGTCGCCCAGATAGGCCTGGCGCACCGCGGCATCGGCGCGCACCGCGGCCGGCGTGCCACAGGCGATCACCCGGCCTTCGGCCAGCACGGTGATGCGGTCGGCCAGGGCGAAGACGGCATCCAGGTCATGCTCGACCAGGACAATCGCCGGCCGGTCGTCGGCCCGTGCGCGCAGGTCGCCCAGCAGCGCCACCATCGCGCGGGATTCCTCCGGCCCGGTGCCCGCCGTGGGCTCGTCCAGCAGCAGCAGCCGCGGCCGGCCGGCCAGGGCCATCGCCAGTTCGAGCTGGCGCTGCTGGCCGTGGGCGAGATCGCCGGCCGCCCGTGCCTGCGCCCCTTCCAGCCCGACGCGCGCAAGCAGCGCGCGGGCATCGGCCAGCAGTGCCGCATCCCGCATCGCCGGGCGCCACAGGCCGAAGCCCTGGCCGCTTGCCGCCAGGACCGCCAGCATCGCGTTGCGCAGCACGCTCTGGTCGCGCACCACGGCGGTGATCTGGAATGCCCGGCCGATGCCGCGGCGGGCGCGGGCGGCGGCTGGCAGGCGGGTGACGTCATGACCGTCGAGCGCGATCGTGCCGGCATCCGGCCGGGTCTCGCCCGCCAGCATCGCCAGGAAGCTGCTCTTGCCGGCCCCGTTGGGCCCGATGACGGCGTGCGTCTCGCCCGGCAGCACTGCGAAATCGACCGCGTCGACGGCGACCAGGGCGCCGTAGCGCCGCGTCAGGCCGCGGACCGCCAGCAGCGGCGTCACGACCGCCCCCGAATGGCTGCCAGGAGCGTCGCGAGGCCGCGCCGCGGCAGGATCGCCATGGCGATCAGGATGGCGCCCAGGATCAGCCGCCAGTGCTGGGTCAGGCCGGCCAGCAGCTCCTCCAGCAGCAACAGGGCGGCGGCGCCTACGATCGCGCCATAGAGGGTGCCGATGCCACCCAGGATGACCATGACCACCAGTTCGCCCGATACCTGCCAGTTCATGTAGGCCGGGCTGACGAAATCGGTCGTGTGGGCCAGCAGGCAGCCGGCGATGCTGGTCGCCATGCCCGACAGGACATAGGCCAGCAGCCGGTGGCGACCGACCTCCAGCCCCATGGCCCGCATCCTCCGCTCGTTGGCGCGGGCGCCCAGCAGCACCAGGCCGAAGCGGGCGCCGACGAGCCGCCGGCCCAGCAGCAGCAGCAGGACGAGCCAGGCCAGCGCCACCCAGTAGAGCGTGCGGTCGTCGCCGAGGTCGAGCGGCCCCAGGCGGGCCGTGTCCCACAGCGTCAGCCCGTCGTCGCCGCCATAGCCCTTCAGCGACACCGCAAGGAAGAACAGCATCTGCGCGAAGGCCAGCGTGATCATGATGAAGGCGACGCCGGCGGTACGCAGCGCCACCAGCCCCGTCAGCAGGGCAAAGAGGCCGCCGGCCGCAATCGCCGTCGCCCAGTGGACGGGCGCGGCCGTGACACCGTGGCTGGTCCAGATGCCGACCGCATAGGCGCCGATGCCGAGATAGGCGGCATGGCCCAGGCTGACCAGGCCGCCATAGCCCAGCACCAGGTCGAGCGCCATGGCAGCGATCGCGAAGACCAGGATGCGGGTGGCGAAGCCGACATAATAGCCCTGGCCGGCAAGGTCGGCCGCGAACGGCAGCAGGGCGGCTGCCGCCAGCAGGGCAGCCCAGGAGAGGAGGCGGACCATCGGCCTTCGTGTCAGCCGGTGCGGGCGGCGAACAGGCCCTGGGGCCGGATGGCCAGCACGACCGCCATGGTGAGGTAGATCAGCATCGAGGCCAGCGCCGGGCCGACGGCATTGGCGGCCGAAGGCGCCAGCAGGTCGCGCAGCAGGGCCGGCAGGAAGGCCCGGCCGATGGTGTCGATGAAGCCGATCAGCAGGGCCGCCACGAAGGCGCCGCGGATGGAGCCGATGCCGCCCACGACGATCACCACCAGCGTCAGGATCAGCACCGGCTCGCCCATGCCGGGCTCGACCGACAGCACCGGCCCGGCCATCGCCCCGGCCAGCCCGGCCAGTGCGGCGCCCAGCGCGAAGACCAGGGTGTAGAGCCGGCCGATGTCGACCCCCAGGGCCGAGACCATCGTGCGGTTGCTGGCGCCCGCCCGGATCAGCATGCCCAGGCGCGTGCGGGCGATCAGCAGGTAGAGGGCGATCGCCACGGCGATGCCGGCGCCGATCACCGCCAGCCGGTAGGCGGGGTAGGGGGCGCCCGGGAGGATCTCGACCGTGTGCGACAGTGCGGCCGGCACGGTGAGGAAGAGGGCAGCCGGCCCCCAGATCATCCGCGCCAGCTCGTTGAAGACGAGGATGAAGCCGAAGGTCGCCAGTACCTGGTCGAGATGATCACGGGCATAGAGCCGGCGCAGCACGGCGTACTCCATCGCCGCGCCCAGGACCGCGACGGCGGCCAACGCCGCACCCAAACCGGCCAGGAACGAGCCGGTCGCCCCGAAGGTGGCCGCCATGGCGTAGGCGCCCGCCATGTAGAGCGAGCCATGCGCCAGGTTGATCAGCCCCATGATGCCGAAGACGAGCGTCATGCCGGCCGCCATCAGGAACAGCATGACGCCAAGCTGCAACCCGTTCAGCGCCTGGGTCGCCAGCAGGATCGGGTCCAACGCCCCTACCGCCGTGGGTGGTCGAGCCGGTCCCGCCTCACTTCATCGCGCATTCGCCGACATAGGCATCGGCATGGTCCTTGAAGACGACCCCGCGATTGACCTGCTGCAAGGAGCCGTCGGCCGCCTTCACCGTCTCCACCAGGTAGAAATCGTGGATGGGGAAGTTGTTGGTGTTGAAGCGGAAGGGACCGCGCACGGATTCGAACGAGGCCTTCTTGATCGCGGCCGCCAGCGCGTCGCGGTCGGATACCTTGCCGCCGGCGCCGCGGATGGCGGCGTCGAGCAGGCGGGCGGCGTCATAGCCCTGGGCTGCGAAGGTGGACGGCAGGCTGCCGTACTTCTTCTGGTAGTCGGCCACGAAGCGCTTGTTGGCGGCATTGTCGAGGTCGGCCGTCCAGAAGGCGGCCGTGAAGGTGCCGACCGCGGCGTCGCCCTGGGCGGCCAGGGTGGTCGCATCGACGGTGAAGGCGGAATAGAGCGGGAAGTCCTTGGTCAGGCCGGCCTGGCCGTACTGCTTCACGAAATTGACGCCCATGCCGCCCGGATAGAAGACATAGACGGCCTCGGGCTTGGCAGCGCGGATCTGCGCCAGCTCGGCCGAATAGTCGGGCTGGTTGACGGTCGTGTAGACCTCGCCCAGCACCTCGCCCTTGAAGTAGCGCTTGAAGCCGGCCAGCCCGTCGCGGCCCGCCTGGTAGTTGGGGGCCATGAGATAGACCCGCTTCACGCCCTTGGTCTGGAGGTGCTGGCCCACGGCCTCGTGCGACTGGTCGTTCTGCCAGGAGGCGGCGAAGAAGAAGGGCGAGCACAGCTTGCCGGCGATGGGCGACGGCCCGGCATTGGCGCTGATCATCGGCGTCTTCGATTCCGTCAGCGGCTTGTGGATCGCCATCATGACGTTGGAGAAGACGACGCCCGAGACGACGTCGACCTTGTCGCGGTCGATCAGTTTGCGCACCACCTGCACGCCGACATCCGGCTTCAACTGGTCGTCTTCCTTGAGGATTTCCGTCGCCAGCCCGCCGAGCTTGCCGCCGGCATGATCCAGCCCGACCTGGAAGCCCTGGTAGAGATGGTCGCCCAGTGCGGCATTGGGGCCGGAGAAGGTGGCGACGAAGCCGACCTTCACCTGCTGCGCCAAGGCCGGGCCTGCCGCCGCCATTGCCGTCGCGACGGCCGCCACCAGAACCTTCCGCATGCTGCTCCCCCCAGATCCATCGCCGATATGGCTGGAAGCGACTTTAGCGCAAGCGGGGCGGCCGGCCCAAGCCCGTTGCCGCGAACGGCCGGTTCAGGAGATCAGGCGAACGCCTTGAAGGCGATCAGCGTGAAGGTGTCCTTGATGCCGGGCAGCGTCTGGATGCGCTCGGTGACGAAATGGCCGATGTCCATCCCGTCCGGCAGGTAGCATTTCACCAGCAGGTCGTACTGGCCGGAGATCGAATGGACCTCCGACACCTGCTCCACGCCCATGACCGCCTCGTCGGCGACGGCATAGGCGCGGCCCAGCTCGCATTTGACCATGACGAAGATCGTCTGCATCGCAACGGCTCCGCGTCGATGGCCGCAATGCTTAGGGTGTCAGGCGCGGCGGGGTGCCGCGCGCAGGAGGAACGCCGGGGTGTGGTCGCCGAAGGCCAGCACCGGCACATCGTCGGCCTCGCGCTCGCGGCGATGGCCGTGGTTGTCGCGCTCGGGACGGAACGGCACCACCGGCGCGCGGGCCGGCCGCATGTCCGCCGTGGCTTCGGGGCGGCCGCTGTCGCGACGACGCTCGGGCCGGGGCTCCGGTCGGCGGGCGCTGGGTTGGGCGGGTTCGGCGCGAGGTGCCTCGGCCGGGCGCTCGCGCCGGCTGCTCTCGCGACGCGCATCGGGGCGGCGCTCGGTGCGTTCGGGCCGCTCGGCCGCAACGACGGGCGCCGGCTGCTCGGCCATCTCGACCACGGCCGCTTCGGCGACGACCTCGGGGGCAGGGGCCTCGGCCGCGGCCTTCGGGCGGCGGGTGCGGGCAGGACGGCGCTCGGCCGCCGGGGCGGCCGCCTCGCGGCGCGGTTCGGCCTTGCGGGCGCGACCGCGGCCGCGCGGCCGGTCCTCGTCGGACAGTTCCAGCGTGGGGATGCCCTCGACGTCGATCTTCGGGATGGCGCCGCCGATCAGGCGCTCGATGGCTTGCACGTTCTTACCCTCCTCGGGAGTGGCGAGGGTAAAAGACCGGCCTTCGCGTCCGGCACGGCCAGTGCGGCCGATGCGGTGGACATAGTCCTCCGCGTGGTGGGGCACGTCGAAATTGAACACGTGCGAGAGGGAGTCGACATCCAGGCCGCGCGCGGCCACGTCGCTCGCCACGAGGAGCCGGATCTCGCCACGCTTGAACGACTCCAGCGTCTCGGTCCGCTTGGACTGGGCCAGGTCGCCATGCAGGGCGGCCGCATCGAAGCCGTGCTTCTGCAGCGACTTGAACAGGATGTCCACATCGCGCTTGCGGTTGCAGAAGATGATCGCGCTGCGCACTTCCTCGCTCTCGATCAGGCGGCGGAGGGCGTCGCGCTTGTCTGCGGCGTCGACCACCACGATCGACTGCACCACGGTCGCGGCCGGCGAGGCCGGCGGGGCGACCGAGATTTCCTTGGGATTGGACAGGAAGGCGTCAGCCAGCCGGCGAATCTCGGTCGCCATCGTGGCCGAGAAGAATAGCGTCTGGCGGATGCGCGGCAGCAACGAGACGATGCGCTCGACGTCGGGAATGAAGCCCATGTCGAGCATGCGGTCGGCTTCGTCGATGACCAGCGTGCGCACGTCGGTCATCAGGATCTTGCCGCGGTCGAACAGGTCCATCAGGCGGCCCGGCGTCGCGATCAGGACGTCGACCCCGCGGTCGAGCTTCTTTTCCTGCTCGGCCATGGACTCGCCGCCGATCAGCAGCGCCTGGTTCAGCTTGTGGTGCTTGCCGTAGCGGTCGAAGGATTCGGCGACCTGGGTCGCCAGTTCGCGTGTCGGCTCGAGGATGAGCGAGCGCGGCATCCGGGCCCGTGCCCGACCCTGCGCCAGGATGTCGATCATCGGCAGGGTGAAGGATGCAGTCTTGCCCGTGCCCGTCTGGGCGCAGCCCAGGACGTCACGGCCCATCAGGACGTAGGGGATTGCCTGCGCCTGGATGGGGGTCGGCTGCGTGTAGCCGGAATCGGCAACGGCTTGCAGCAGCTCGGGGCTAAGCCCCAGGTCTGAAAAACTGGTCAAAACGGTCGATTGCCTCGACTGGCGAGAGGGTTCCGGAACGTGCGGCGCGAGTGCGCCCCTCCAACGTTTCCGTGCCTGTAAGTGGGGTAGAGAATCGCGAATGTCAAATAATCCCTCGCATTCCGGCCAAGGTTTCCTTGCCTCCGTGACATTTTCTGCATAAGCCGGCCGAAGGAGAGCCAAGCCCCATGCGCCAGCCACTCGTGCTACTTCCAGGTCTGCTTTGTGACAGTGCCTTGTGGCGTCCGGTGACGGACGCACTAGCGGTTGAGGCGGCGGCCGTCGTGGCCGACCTGACGCTGGACGATTCCGTGGCCGACATGGCCGCCCGCGTGCTCGAATGGGCGCCGCCGCGCTTCGCCCTGGCGGGCCTGTCGATGGGCGGCTACGTCGCCCAGGAAATCATGCGCCAGGCGCCCGAGCGCGTCACCCGGCTGGCCTTGCTGGACACCAGCGCGCGCGAGGACAGCGACGAGCAGCGCCGCCGCCGCGGCGGCCTGATTGCGCTCGCCCGCCAGGGCAGGTTCAAGGGGGTGACGCCGCGCCTGCTGCCACTGCTGGTCCACCCCGACCGATTGGAAGATGCCGAGCTGGTCGGCTTGGTGATGGGCATGGCCGAGCGCGTCGGCCGGGACGCTTTCCTGCGCCAGCAGACGGCGATCCTGGGCCGCCCCGACGGCATCGCCGACCTGTCGCGCATCGATTGCCCGGCGCTGATCCTATGCGGCCGCCAGGACGCCCTTACCGCGCCGGCGCTGCACGAGGAGATGGCCTTCCACATGCGGGGCGCGACGCTGGTGCAGATCGACGATTGCGGCCACCTCTCGTCGCTGGAGCGGCCCGAGGCGGTGGTGGCGGCGATGCGCGCCTGGCTCGCCGCCTGACCTACATCTCTGCGCCGATCAGGTAGCCGATGCCGGCCGCGATCACGCACAGCACGACCGACAGCCCGATATAGACCAGCGCCAGATAGGGCTCGCCCTCCTGCAGCATCGCCAGGGTGTGCAGGCTGAAGGCCGAGAAGGTGGTGAAGCCACCGCAGAAACCCGTCACCAGGAAGAGCGTGCCGCGCGTCGTGTAGAGCGGCCCCCCCGGCAGCGACAGGCCGATGAAGAGGCCGGCCAGCAGCGAGCCG encodes:
- a CDS encoding alpha/beta fold hydrolase gives rise to the protein MTDALAVEAAAVVADLTLDDSVADMAARVLEWAPPRFALAGLSMGGYVAQEIMRQAPERVTRLALLDTSAREDSDEQRRRRGGLIALARQGRFKGVTPRLLPLLVHPDRLEDAELVGLVMGMAERVGRDAFLRQQTAILGRPDGIADLSRIDCPALILCGRQDALTAPALHEEMAFHMRGATLVQIDDCGHLSSLERPEAVVAAMRAWLAA
- a CDS encoding fluoride efflux transporter FluC; protein product: MSVTLNFILVMIGSALGGAGRYAADLFFPYAPPNSSLPVATLAVNVIGSLLAGLFIGLSLPGGPLYTTRGTLFLVTGFCGGFTTFSAFSLHTLAMLQEGEPYLALVYIGLSVVLCVIAAGIGYLIGAEM